AAATCGGTAGAAACCTTTGATGTACAGGTTGATCCACTGTGGGATTCTTGCCGAGAGTTTCCGTTGTCCTTTGGGTTTTATGCCTACTGGTCAAGTCCGATTTTAGATAGGTGTGGGGAGCCAATGGGAACCTTTGCGATGGTATATTCCCGCCCGCAGCATCCAACCGAATTAGATCGACAACTGGTTGCAGCAGCAACCCATCTGGCAGGCATTGCCATTGAACGTCAACAGGCGGATGAGAAACTACGATCGCTCAACGCCAACCTGGAATTACAGGTGCAGCAGCGCACCGACCAACTTCAGCGATCTCTAAAGTTTGAAGCGCTTTTGAACCGGATTACCGATAAGGTTCGCATGAACTTGGACGAAGCCCTGAGTCTTCAGGCTGCTGTTGAAGAATTGGGGCAGGTGTTGAACTGTCTTGCTTGTGAAGCCAGCATCTACGATCATGAAACCTGCACGCGCACAATTCGGTATGAATACACTACGCTGTCCTCGCGCATTGGCAGAGCGGAGACGCTGGAATGGACTGCGACCGCCCCAGTCTGCTGGCTTGAATCTCCTTTTCCAATCCATGACCGCCCGACGGTATTGACTTGTCTTATTGAAGACGAACAACGTATTATCGGCGCTCTGTGCTTGTTTAAGCCCTGTGCAGAGACCTTTGACGAATCAGAAGTTGTGCTGGCTCGTCAAGTTGCGAATCAATGTGCAATCGCTCTCCGACAAGCACGCTTGTATGCTGCATCTCAGCAACAGGTCAACGAATTGGAGCAATTACATCAACTCAAGGATGACTTTCTCAGCACCGTATCACACGAACTCAGAACCCCGATCGCTAATATCAAAATGGTCTCAAAGATGTTGCAGACTAATCCTCTTTCCTCTCAGCGGGAGAAATATCTATCCATCCTTGAACATGAATGTCAGCGGGAGTCTGACCTGATCAATGATTTATTGGATTTGCAATGGCTAGAATCCTCTTTGTCGCCCCTTGTGAAAGAGGATTGGATATTTTTACCTGAAGTCATAGCGCAACTTGTAGAACCTTTCCAAGTGCGAGCAAAGCAGCGCAACCAGGAACTGAGGGTAAGTCTACAACTGGGCTTGTCTCCACTGTTGACCCATCGTTCTAGCTTTGAACGGGCTTTATCAGAGTTGCTGAACAATGCCTGTAAGTACACGCCAGCTAAGGGGCGTATTGAGTTGGATATTTGCTCTACCCAGCAGGGATCAAAGTTTGTGGTTCGGAATGAAGCCTTCATCCCTGCTAAGGAACTGGAACGTATTTTTCAGAAGTTTTACCGAGTTCCCCATGCAGATCCCTGGAAGCAGGGTGGCACTGGTTTAGGGCTGGCGCTGGTCAAAAAATTGGTGGAGCGGTTAGGTGGGACGATTGGTGTGGAGAGTTGCAAGAACTGGACAACCTTTACGGTAACTCTCTATTAAGGCTCATTCCATGTACGTCGATACCAGCATCAAACTGAAAGGGTGAAAGTCCCTCGATCCCAATTTTTCGTTCGGGAATCTAGCAGGAGGTCGAGTGAATGAAGTGATTGATGTGTTTAAGTAGGCTTGAACGAAAGGATGCTTCAATCTGCCTAACTCATAAAGCACAGCATCCCGAAGGGGATGCGAGCATCCCAGCAGCAGTGCAGCTGATGCCCTCACTGAAACCAGGAGCAGGACGATCGATCGTCGGTCGGTGCAGGATGCTGAATGAGGACAGAGTAAAGAGGTAAAAAGAGGAATAGTGCTGTTCAGAGTAGTTGCCTATCCGTAATCATCAGAGCATGACAAGGAGCAAAAAGCAGAACAGTGCAGTTAGGGACATTGAATGAGTAAAATCCTGCTCAGAAAGACAGGCTTAGCCTTCTTAAACCACCAGCAGCGGTAGCTGCCCATTGCGAGTGTTTTCCTTGACGAGGTTGTGTAAAACTTGAACTTTATTGCCCAGATTTTACACAACCGATTGCCTTCCCCCGTGCTGCTGACTATTCCAGTTCATCCAGCAAGAGACGATCGAAAGATGTCACATTCTCATTCCTCTTCCTATGACTTATCCCCATTAGTCAACTTGTCCAGCAGTTCCTCACAATCGGCTTTGAGGGGGATACCGAGTTCAGAGGCTAGAGCCAGAGCTTGCTGGCAGAGGGGGAGAGCAGTGGGGGTGTCGTTGAGGTCATGATAGAGTTTGGCGAGGTTGAGGAGGGCTTTGGCTTCATTAGTGCGATCGCCAATCTGTTGAAAGATTTGCAGTGCTGCTTGGTTATTAGCTAATGACTCTGAGTATTGCTGGAGCTTGCGTTGGGTTTCACCTAGATTGCCCAGTGTAATGCCTTCTCCTAGCCGAGCGCCAATTTCTCTTTTAATAGCAAGAGATTGTTGATAGGAATCAATGGCTTGAGGATACTGACCGAGATTGGCGTAAGCGTTGCCCAAATTGCTCAGTGCAATGCCTTCTCCAAAGCGATCACCAATTTTACGTGCAAGCTCTAGAGATTGTTCATAACAATCGATTGCCTGTTGATATTCATTTAAATCTGAATGGACTAATCCTAAAGTGTTCAGTGCGATGACTTGTTCGTAATTAGCATTTAGTTTCTGGCTTATTTTTAACTGTTCTTGAATACATTTTTTTGCCTCTAAAAATTGATTTTGCCCCCGATAAACAAGTCCTAGATTTCCTAACGTATGCATTTTGGGAACGAAATACTGAAACTGCTCCGCTATTATTAGGGATTCTTCATAATATCTTTTCGCGCTTGAAAAGTCCCTTATAGAGTAATAACCGAGACCCATATTGCTAAGAGCTTTTGACAAAACTTCCATATTTCCAGTTTTTTCTGCAATATTTTTACGTTTCTCTGCATAGTAAATTGCTTGTTGATAATTACCTAAATAGTTATTAGCAAGACTTAAACCACCTAAGCAATCCATATCTACTTCTAAGGATACTTTTTCAATTAGCTTATCGCAAAGTTTAATTTGTTCATCGAAGTAGCTCCAAATATTTAGCTGCCAATGTAATATTTCTTCTCCGGGTGAACTTTGAAAGACAAATTTAGCCTTGTCCCAATCCTGAATTTCGCAGAAGTGGTCAAAAGCTTCGAGATATCCTCGAATAGTTTCGATGTTGGGCGCATCGTAAGGCGGTACATAGGCTGTCAACCAAAGGTCAGCAACTTTTCGTTCTGCCTGCTCCCACTTCTGGTTATCCGTTTTGAGCAAGCCATAGCTGATAGAACGGATAAGATTATGTTGACGTACCAGACAGGGTTGACCCGGAACATCGACGTACTCCACCAGCTTGCGACCCTGAAGACAGTCAAAAGCGGCATAGGGATCATCGCCTTCACTCATTTCAAGCCAGAAGGTTTCCGGCACTGGGCGACGGAACACCGAACAGGCACAAAGCAACTGTTTAGCAGTATCAGGCAAGCTTTCAATGGTTTGCTCCACCCGTTGCCGGACGCGAGTTCTAAAGGTGCGAGAACGATCGACCTTACCCTGGGGAGTTGCGGCTTCAAACTCCTCCCCATACCTATCCCAATAGCTCTGAACATTGCCATTAAAAGGACGTTGCTTGATTTCATCTGCAATGACTTGAAGTACAAGGGGATGCCCATCATAGAACTGCCCGATGCGTTTCAGTCGTTCCTGGTCATCCCTCAATCCCAACTTCTGAAATAGGTCTAATTGCTCCTGCTGACTCAACCCCTGAAGCGTTTGGCAAAACCAGAATTGGTTGAAACGATCGCCCATCCCCTCTAAATCTCCAGGAATATCTTGAGTGGTAAGGATCAGTTGGCTTGCCATTTGATTTGTGGACAGCACCCTTTGAAACAGTGAGAGCCAGAGGGGATCACAAAACTCGCTCCACCCGTCTTGTTCATTGCCCTTCAGCAGTCTCTCCATCGAATCAATCTGAAGCCGACAGGGGTGACTCTGTAACCTGCTAACGATGTGGCTGACTAGATTAGTAGGGTCTTGCTGGTCTTCCAGTGTTAGTTCCTCACCCAGTTCCCTGAGCAAAGCAGCCCCACTGGAAGAGAAATCAGTGCCGATAGAACGATCGTCGAGGCTAAAGCGGACATAGGGCAGTGTTTCTTCATCCTGAGCTAATTGATCGATCGCCCGTTCCGCGAGCGTGGTTTTGCCCACTCCTGTCATGCCCACAATGGCAATAATCCGACAACCTCGGCGCAGTTGCTCACAGATTGCCCCAGTCTCCGCTTCCCGTCCTGTAAACGTCTGAGGGTTATAGGTAGAGAATGCGATCGTCGCAGTTGTCGAAACTGGAGGTCTGTCTGGTCGATGGGTGATCAAGACGGGAATGTGATCCTGATTAATGCCTGTCATCTTAATAGCGACAGTAGCAAGATCAAAGGCGAATTTGATATCTTTCCCTGCCCCGATCGCATCATAGAAGGCGACGGAGAACTCGATTGCAGCTTTGTCGGCAATTGCCTGATTCATGCCAATGACATAGGGAATGTGTTGGGCTATAGCCTGAGCCTGTCGTTCTGAATAGCAGGCATTTAAGACCACACACTCGACAGACTCTCGAAAGAGTTCAAACAGTGCTGCCAATGCCTCTGTCGTAACGAGTTGGGGTTGTCCGGTCTGGTCTTCCAGGATCAGTCCCTCCTCAGCAGGTTCTAGCCGATCGACTGGCACCAGCTTTCGTGTTTCTTCTAATACTTGTCCTTCCTGCGCTGTTGCTTGCCCCACGCCATGTCCAGAAAAATGAACAATCTGCGGTTGATGATCGAGCATCGCCCTTTGTAAATCTCTAGAGCGGACAGCCCACTGTTGTTTGAGATGGAATCGATCGCGGTACTTCGACCTTTGTAAGCCTGCCTCAATTTCACGGATTTCTTCATCGAGGCGAAGTCTTGCCGTGGAGGTAGGTTGAGCTGCCAGAAATAGAATTGCTTTTGTGCGATCGTTCATTTCGAGCAAAGCGTCATTATTTGCAGACGCTTTAATTGTATTGAATGGAGGCAGAAGCAATTCAAGTGCGGGTCTAGAGAAGATGAGTCCATGACGGCTACCGCCGTGGCTGGAGATGAAGGGCTGTGCCCGTCTTGGGCAGGGTTTAACCACTGCAATGCTCAAGTTCATCAGTGCCCAAGTTCATCTAATCTTCAAGGCTTCATGCTTCAAAATCCCAATGTCCTTCAATCCTCCAAGTTTCAACAGTGATTCTGGGGTTTCAGTGGGTGCAGCCGCTACGCTGCTGCTTGCTCGCTACGCTGCGCTATGGGCTACGCTGTTGCTTCGCCCTTCCCAATTAAACAATCATCAGTCGATCGTCTAATTCATTCATCAAGGGACAGGACTGGAGGTAGGACAGGGCACAACGATTGCTGCATGGCTCCAATAAACGATCGCCCATAGCGCCGATTTTTCCATCCATTCTCGAACTCCCTGATCCCAGCATCGCCAACGGGCGATGCGTCTAGGCAAGCGCAGCGTAGCCCCCAATGAAGCCCCACCCCAGCAGCAGGGAAAAAAGGAATTATGTTGTTGGTTGAAGCGGGAAAAAAGAATTAATGTGATTGGAGCATTGAAGGGGAAAAAGCCTTTTCAGGACGGGACAGGCGCAGCCCTCTTGAACACCAGCGGCGGTAGCCGCAGGGTCGCTTCCAGGGCTTCGATTGCTGGGTTGTGGAATAAGGATTAGGAAGTACAGTGCTGCTTTTTACCATCTTGCCCCTTTGTCAATCGGAACGTGGTAGTACCACCAGTGCTGCTCTTTGCTATATCCGTACTTAATTTCATTCTCGCTGCCCCAAATACAGTCTTCAACCGGAACAGTAGAATCAAAATATACTTTATCCGCAGCTTGAAGACGGTCTTGATACTGTTCAATCTGCTCATCCGATGCTAATGACCAAACTTCATCGATAATCTTGCGAGTATCCATATCATTTAGATACTCTTCCCTCATTGAAGTGTAACCAGTCTTGATTTCAAGAACGGTTTTTTCCCATGTTGGAATTAAATAATCAAGTCCATTTTCAATGACAAAACTGGCAAACTTTCGGTGCTTGCAATATTCCTGGATAGCAATTCTTCCTCTGTGCATTTTTGCGAACGAATAGTAAACAGTCTCAAATTATTTTTATTGTGTGCAAGGAGAAGTCAAAAACAGC
The Leptolyngbya ohadii IS1 genome window above contains:
- a CDS encoding GAF domain-containing sensor histidine kinase, encoding MLTSISFSSFQDWSMFRLSTDSVQASFNSQDNLTQRESQSGGFSNAVEYAGFETLENNWKLAIHEAQNRVLELVARAEPLPCLLKVLVKEIEALSEAHCSILLLNETKTHLHLGAAPSFPDSYQALLRAGLPVVDNAGTCGSAICHRKSVETFDVQVDPLWDSCREFPLSFGFYAYWSSPILDRCGEPMGTFAMVYSRPQHPTELDRQLVAAATHLAGIAIERQQADEKLRSLNANLELQVQQRTDQLQRSLKFEALLNRITDKVRMNLDEALSLQAAVEELGQVLNCLACEASIYDHETCTRTIRYEYTTLSSRIGRAETLEWTATAPVCWLESPFPIHDRPTVLTCLIEDEQRIIGALCLFKPCAETFDESEVVLARQVANQCAIALRQARLYAASQQQVNELEQLHQLKDDFLSTVSHELRTPIANIKMVSKMLQTNPLSSQREKYLSILEHECQRESDLINDLLDLQWLESSLSPLVKEDWIFLPEVIAQLVEPFQVRAKQRNQELRVSLQLGLSPLLTHRSSFERALSELLNNACKYTPAKGRIELDICSTQQGSKFVVRNEAFIPAKELERIFQKFYRVPHADPWKQGGTGLGLALVKKLVERLGGTIGVESCKNWTTFTVTLY
- a CDS encoding tetratricopeptide repeat protein; amino-acid sequence: MNLSIAVVKPCPRRAQPFISSHGGSRHGLIFSRPALELLLPPFNTIKASANNDALLEMNDRTKAILFLAAQPTSTARLRLDEEIREIEAGLQRSKYRDRFHLKQQWAVRSRDLQRAMLDHQPQIVHFSGHGVGQATAQEGQVLEETRKLVPVDRLEPAEEGLILEDQTGQPQLVTTEALAALFELFRESVECVVLNACYSERQAQAIAQHIPYVIGMNQAIADKAAIEFSVAFYDAIGAGKDIKFAFDLATVAIKMTGINQDHIPVLITHRPDRPPVSTTATIAFSTYNPQTFTGREAETGAICEQLRRGCRIIAIVGMTGVGKTTLAERAIDQLAQDEETLPYVRFSLDDRSIGTDFSSSGAALLRELGEELTLEDQQDPTNLVSHIVSRLQSHPCRLQIDSMERLLKGNEQDGWSEFCDPLWLSLFQRVLSTNQMASQLILTTQDIPGDLEGMGDRFNQFWFCQTLQGLSQQEQLDLFQKLGLRDDQERLKRIGQFYDGHPLVLQVIADEIKQRPFNGNVQSYWDRYGEEFEAATPQGKVDRSRTFRTRVRQRVEQTIESLPDTAKQLLCACSVFRRPVPETFWLEMSEGDDPYAAFDCLQGRKLVEYVDVPGQPCLVRQHNLIRSISYGLLKTDNQKWEQAERKVADLWLTAYVPPYDAPNIETIRGYLEAFDHFCEIQDWDKAKFVFQSSPGEEILHWQLNIWSYFDEQIKLCDKLIEKVSLEVDMDCLGGLSLANNYLGNYQQAIYYAEKRKNIAEKTGNMEVLSKALSNMGLGYYSIRDFSSAKRYYEESLIIAEQFQYFVPKMHTLGNLGLVYRGQNQFLEAKKCIQEQLKISQKLNANYEQVIALNTLGLVHSDLNEYQQAIDCYEQSLELARKIGDRFGEGIALSNLGNAYANLGQYPQAIDSYQQSLAIKREIGARLGEGITLGNLGETQRKLQQYSESLANNQAALQIFQQIGDRTNEAKALLNLAKLYHDLNDTPTALPLCQQALALASELGIPLKADCEELLDKLTNGDKS